A genomic stretch from Corynebacterium terpenotabidum Y-11 includes:
- a CDS encoding 2-oxo-4-hydroxy-4-carboxy-5-ureidoimidazoline decarboxylase: MTLDELNAAAADAVVAELESLFGSAPLAAAVADARPFASVDDLCAAASSLLAEQSDAEVLEAVNAHPPIGGTVAAGSRSASEQAGATESADLDAVRALQPTYREHFGWNFLIRAAGRSSAEIRAELERRLTVDPAEEWQFSIGQLDAINQLRLRGAVN; the protein is encoded by the coding sequence ATGACACTCGACGAACTCAACGCCGCCGCGGCGGATGCGGTCGTGGCGGAACTGGAGAGCCTCTTCGGTTCGGCACCGTTGGCTGCCGCCGTGGCGGACGCCCGCCCCTTCGCCTCGGTCGACGATCTGTGCGCCGCGGCGTCCTCCCTGCTGGCGGAGCAGAGTGACGCCGAGGTCCTCGAGGCGGTCAACGCCCACCCGCCGATTGGCGGGACGGTGGCTGCCGGGTCCCGGTCTGCGTCTGAACAGGCCGGGGCGACCGAGTCCGCCGACCTGGATGCGGTGCGCGCGCTGCAGCCGACCTACCGTGAGCACTTCGGCTGGAACTTCCTCATCCGCGCCGCCGGTCGGTCGAGCGCCGAGATCCGTGCCGAGCTGGAGCGTCGACTGACCGTCGATCCGGCGGAGGAATGGCAGTTCAGCATCGGCCAGCTCGACGCCATCAACCAGCTGCGCCTGCGCGGCGCCGTGAACTGA
- the uraH gene encoding hydroxyisourate hydrolase, translating into MSLSTHCLNTTTGLPAEGLLVELVSLAVDGAGAEISAVPTVLESATTDADGRHRFALSPEPGTYRLRFHTGAFLAAQDTDTLYPWVDITFTVEDPAVNPAAPTHLHIPLLLNPFGYSTYRGS; encoded by the coding sequence ATGAGCCTGTCCACCCACTGTCTCAACACCACCACCGGGTTGCCCGCTGAAGGGCTGCTGGTCGAGCTGGTGTCCCTCGCCGTCGACGGGGCCGGAGCGGAGATCAGCGCTGTGCCGACGGTGCTGGAGTCCGCCACGACCGACGCCGACGGACGCCACCGTTTCGCCCTCTCTCCGGAGCCGGGCACCTACCGGCTGCGGTTCCACACCGGTGCCTTCCTTGCCGCGCAGGACACTGACACCCTCTACCCGTGGGTGGATATCACCTTCACCGTCGAGGATCCGGCGGTGAATCCGGCAGCTCCGACGCACCTGCATATTCCGCTGCTGCTCAACCCGTTCGGCTACTCCACTTACCGTGGCAGTTGA
- the guaD gene encoding guanine deaminase → MHIHLGHVLTPKSGVTPDPTALLDLPHGAVAVEGTTITAVGEASALTEQFPEATVTDHGDRLIIPGLVDCHVHYPQTGMIASPGEQLLDWLEKYTFPAEARFADLAHATAVAEEFTGQLVTHGVTTALVFSTVHAHSVDALFTAARARGLRIITGKMCMDRNAPAELLDTPETAVAQSADLLNRWHGVDRLEYAITPRFAPTSSDAQLAALGELAADHPDVVIQTHLSENHAEIDWVHELFPAARDYTDVYDRVGLVRERGVFGHALHLTDRELVRLGEAGASLAHCPTSNEFLGSGLFPLASSLATAPGVRIGFGSDIGAGTSLSPLVTAGEAYKISRLSGAPLSAAELLYYSTLGGARALGVDARAGSLEPGKDADLVVLDPSTSPTLAYRAQQCDSTEELLFAVMILGDDRTVHQVVINGAVNGATADGVSVD, encoded by the coding sequence ATGCACATCCACCTCGGGCATGTCCTCACACCGAAATCCGGCGTGACCCCCGACCCCACCGCGCTTCTCGACCTGCCCCACGGTGCCGTCGCCGTCGAGGGTACCACCATCACCGCGGTGGGGGAGGCGTCCGCCCTGACCGAACAGTTCCCGGAGGCCACGGTCACCGACCACGGTGACCGGCTCATCATCCCCGGCCTCGTCGACTGCCACGTGCACTACCCGCAGACCGGGATGATCGCCTCGCCCGGCGAGCAGCTACTGGACTGGCTGGAGAAGTACACCTTCCCTGCCGAGGCCCGGTTCGCTGACCTCGCCCACGCCACGGCCGTTGCCGAGGAGTTCACCGGCCAGCTCGTCACCCACGGTGTGACCACCGCACTGGTGTTCTCCACCGTCCACGCCCACAGCGTGGACGCCCTGTTCACCGCCGCCCGGGCCCGGGGCCTGCGGATCATCACCGGCAAGATGTGCATGGACCGCAACGCCCCGGCCGAACTGCTGGACACCCCGGAGACCGCCGTCGCACAGAGCGCGGACCTGCTCAACCGGTGGCACGGGGTCGACCGGCTGGAGTACGCGATCACTCCGCGGTTCGCTCCGACCTCCTCGGACGCACAGCTCGCCGCCCTCGGCGAACTCGCCGCCGACCACCCCGACGTTGTCATCCAGACCCACCTCTCGGAGAACCACGCGGAGATTGACTGGGTGCATGAGCTGTTCCCCGCCGCCCGCGACTACACCGACGTCTACGACCGGGTCGGGCTGGTCCGTGAGCGTGGCGTCTTCGGCCATGCCCTGCACCTCACCGACCGGGAGCTGGTCCGGCTGGGTGAGGCGGGGGCGTCCCTGGCGCACTGCCCGACCTCCAATGAGTTCCTCGGGTCCGGGCTGTTCCCGCTGGCCTCCTCCCTGGCGACCGCGCCGGGTGTCCGGATCGGCTTCGGGTCCGACATCGGTGCCGGTACCTCCCTGTCGCCGCTGGTGACGGCGGGGGAGGCGTACAAGATCTCCCGGCTGTCGGGCGCCCCGCTGTCCGCCGCGGAGCTGTTGTACTACTCCACGCTCGGCGGGGCGCGTGCCCTCGGCGTGGACGCCCGGGCCGGCAGTCTGGAGCCGGGGAAGGACGCCGACCTCGTCGTCCTCGACCCGTCGACCTCGCCGACCCTCGCGTACCGGGCGCAGCAGTGCGACTCCACCGAGGAGCTGTTGTTCGCGGTGATGATCCTTGGGGATGACCGCACGGTCCACCAGGTGGTCATCAACGGCGCCGTCAACGGGGCCACAGCCGACGGAGTATCCGTCGACTGA
- a CDS encoding aromatic ring-hydroxylating oxygenase subunit alpha, giving the protein MSAPSVSTATAPTFQPDVSGVTGASTRRHRSVRNSNAGRPAPDSGYIPADGDLPLPRKLTFDPADWQIIARFWYPVAYSTEITEGPFGVTLLDKQLVVYRVNGEITVADNLCTHRGMMLSLGEDQHDGKGIKCPYHGLRFGAAGRCTEIPAHPTAKIPERMHLPAYGAVERYGLVWTNLAAKPGDVPGVDTPTDIPPVPHWDEEGYQQINCPGIDVEAFAGRQVEGFLDVAHFAFVHDKSFALADNPVVPEYTPEVTDDGFIADYRSSMPNIPHDASQEVWDAVPEGFMWLRRFRLHVPFIATLDVTFPGGAHLAMMNAASPVSATKTRLFDARVRNFDTDQPVQDVYDFNLQVFDEDREMVEAQKPENLPLDPMLEVHIPADRSSIAYRRALRGLGLSQFFTA; this is encoded by the coding sequence CGCCCCGCTCCGGACTCCGGGTACATTCCGGCCGACGGCGATCTGCCGTTGCCCCGCAAGCTCACCTTCGATCCCGCCGACTGGCAGATCATCGCCCGGTTCTGGTACCCGGTCGCCTACTCCACCGAGATCACCGAAGGACCGTTCGGCGTCACCCTGCTCGACAAGCAGCTCGTCGTCTACCGCGTCAACGGTGAGATCACCGTCGCCGACAATCTGTGCACCCACCGTGGCATGATGCTCAGCCTCGGCGAGGACCAGCACGACGGGAAGGGCATCAAGTGCCCCTACCACGGCCTCCGTTTCGGGGCGGCCGGACGCTGCACCGAGATCCCCGCCCACCCCACCGCGAAGATCCCCGAGCGGATGCACCTGCCTGCCTACGGTGCCGTCGAGCGCTACGGTCTGGTCTGGACGAACCTCGCCGCGAAGCCCGGGGACGTGCCCGGCGTCGACACCCCCACCGACATCCCTCCGGTGCCGCACTGGGACGAGGAGGGCTACCAGCAGATCAACTGCCCCGGTATCGACGTCGAGGCCTTTGCCGGGCGCCAGGTCGAGGGTTTCCTCGATGTCGCCCACTTCGCCTTCGTGCATGACAAGTCGTTCGCGCTGGCGGATAACCCGGTCGTGCCCGAGTACACCCCCGAAGTCACCGACGACGGCTTCATCGCCGACTACCGGTCATCGATGCCGAATATCCCGCACGATGCGAGTCAGGAGGTCTGGGACGCCGTCCCCGAGGGCTTCATGTGGCTGCGACGGTTCCGGCTCCACGTCCCCTTCATCGCGACCCTCGACGTGACTTTCCCCGGTGGGGCGCATCTGGCGATGATGAATGCGGCGAGCCCGGTCTCGGCGACGAAGACCCGTCTGTTCGACGCCCGCGTCCGCAACTTCGACACCGACCAGCCGGTGCAGGATGTCTATGATTTCAACCTCCAGGTCTTCGATGAGGACCGGGAGATGGTGGAGGCACAGAAGCCGGAGAATCTGCCGCTCGACCCGATGCTGGAGGTCCATATTCCCGCGGACCGTTCGTCCATCGCCTACCGCCGTGCACTGCGCGGACTCGGCCTGTCGCAGTTCTTCACGGCTTAA
- a CDS encoding AAA family ATPase: protein MTTTDIARVRDLAATLHTSLSQVLRGKSAAIDAAVTTMLAGGHMLFEDVPGVGKTTLATALAGSVGAGVRRIQFTSDMLPTDVTGVTVYDEDAHAFRFHPGPVFTNVIVADEINRATPRTQSAMLEAMAERSVTVDGVTHALPDLFVVVATQNPQDMAGTFPLPEAQRDRFMTRISLGYPGKDAEVEMVLSQGGRRPEDEIRPVVSVADVLAAQQVVRAVEVGDPVARYTVDIVAATRNHPDIALGASPRATLHLIRAARARAAVQGRPYVIPDDVAALASTVLPHRLTLAGRYRTVEDAYATAVQLVSGIVAATGLPGSR, encoded by the coding sequence ATGACGACTACTGACATCGCCCGGGTCCGGGATCTCGCCGCGACGCTGCACACCAGTCTCTCCCAGGTCCTGCGCGGCAAGTCTGCGGCGATCGACGCCGCGGTGACCACCATGCTCGCCGGCGGCCACATGCTCTTCGAGGACGTTCCCGGCGTCGGCAAGACGACGCTGGCCACCGCACTAGCCGGTTCGGTGGGCGCAGGGGTCCGGCGTATCCAGTTCACCTCGGACATGCTGCCCACCGACGTCACCGGTGTCACCGTCTATGACGAGGACGCCCATGCCTTCCGCTTCCACCCCGGCCCGGTGTTCACCAATGTCATCGTCGCCGACGAGATCAACCGGGCAACGCCACGCACCCAGTCCGCCATGTTGGAGGCGATGGCGGAGCGCAGTGTCACCGTCGACGGGGTCACCCACGCTCTGCCTGACCTGTTCGTGGTCGTGGCCACCCAGAACCCGCAGGACATGGCGGGTACGTTCCCGCTGCCTGAGGCACAGCGCGACCGGTTCATGACCCGGATCTCGCTGGGCTATCCGGGGAAGGACGCCGAGGTGGAGATGGTGCTGTCCCAGGGCGGACGCCGCCCCGAGGACGAGATCCGCCCGGTCGTCAGTGTCGCTGACGTCCTCGCCGCGCAGCAGGTCGTCCGCGCCGTTGAGGTCGGTGACCCGGTGGCCCGCTACACCGTCGATATTGTCGCGGCGACCCGGAACCACCCGGACATCGCCCTGGGCGCCAGCCCGCGGGCCACACTGCACCTCATCCGGGCCGCACGCGCCCGGGCGGCGGTGCAGGGTCGGCCCTACGTCATCCCGGACGATGTGGCGGCACTTGCATCGACCGTGCTGCCGCACCGGCTGACCCTGGCAGGCCGGTACCGCACGGTCGAGGACGCCTACGCCACTGCGGTGCAGCTCGTGTCGGGGATCGTCGCGGCGACCGGACTGCCAGGATCGCGATGA
- a CDS encoding DUF58 domain-containing protein: MTFPVAAPVGLTARGWGFLIGAAVAGVAWQVLELQDLRYLMVLPAVMVVFSLVTVLSVAVLSRVQVTVRVPASTVTVGEPVVCPVVVSARWRVRVRLGWALDRQMGILDTVAATARSGLAETPVQFRPARRGVQWCGVATVEFPGPLGLARRRVQVMKGHEILVVPRALDDVPAEVPGPVARQAGAGVESGPVTATPSGSPAGSVRDFRYGDPVSQVHWKQSARLGKLLVNQYESAEIADAHVMLAAGAGEHPDAASFEIAVSATVTIADRLLEEGYRVILHCAGHPDSAVGPCTDEDAVREYLAVVGTVPDVGVDGGLDAGSAAGTVVVPEGGADVVVTGVFTDALADGLAATGFTGDLVTVSGGTVAVGTPQQVVQQVPQQVPQPVASRASGGRR, translated from the coding sequence ATGACGTTTCCGGTTGCCGCCCCGGTCGGCCTGACCGCCCGAGGCTGGGGATTCCTTATCGGTGCCGCGGTGGCCGGGGTGGCGTGGCAGGTCCTGGAGCTTCAGGACCTGCGCTACCTCATGGTGCTGCCCGCGGTGATGGTGGTGTTCTCCCTGGTGACGGTGCTCAGTGTGGCGGTGCTGTCCCGGGTGCAGGTGACGGTGCGGGTGCCGGCGTCCACCGTGACTGTCGGTGAGCCGGTCGTCTGCCCGGTGGTCGTCTCCGCGCGCTGGCGGGTGCGGGTGCGGCTCGGGTGGGCGCTTGACCGGCAGATGGGCATCCTCGATACCGTTGCCGCCACGGCGCGGTCGGGGTTGGCGGAGACCCCCGTCCAGTTCCGGCCGGCACGCCGCGGTGTGCAGTGGTGTGGTGTGGCGACCGTGGAGTTCCCCGGCCCCCTCGGGCTGGCCCGACGTCGGGTGCAGGTGATGAAAGGCCACGAGATCCTCGTCGTTCCCCGCGCGCTGGACGATGTTCCGGCGGAGGTGCCGGGTCCGGTGGCGCGACAGGCCGGTGCCGGGGTGGAGTCCGGGCCGGTGACCGCCACGCCCTCCGGTTCCCCGGCCGGGTCGGTCCGCGATTTCCGCTACGGCGACCCGGTCAGTCAGGTGCACTGGAAACAGAGTGCCCGGCTGGGCAAACTGCTGGTCAATCAGTACGAGTCCGCCGAGATCGCGGATGCCCACGTCATGCTTGCCGCGGGTGCCGGGGAGCATCCGGACGCGGCGTCCTTTGAAATCGCGGTGAGCGCGACGGTGACGATCGCCGACCGGCTGCTGGAGGAGGGCTACCGTGTCATCCTGCACTGCGCCGGGCACCCCGACAGTGCGGTGGGACCGTGTACCGACGAGGACGCGGTCCGCGAATACCTCGCGGTCGTGGGGACCGTGCCGGATGTTGGGGTGGATGGCGGGTTGGATGCCGGGTCGGCGGCGGGCACCGTCGTCGTTCCGGAGGGCGGTGCGGATGTCGTCGTCACCGGGGTATTCACCGATGCCCTGGCTGACGGGTTGGCGGCCACCGGATTCACCGGCGACCTGGTGACGGTCTCCGGGGGCACCGTGGCTGTCGGCACCCCGCAGCAGGTGGTGCAGCAAGTGCCGCAGCAAGTGCCGCAGCCGGTGGCGTCCCGGGCGTCGGGAGGCCGCCGATGA
- a CDS encoding PDR/VanB family oxidoreductase, with amino-acid sequence MTTRTSTTTRTTTHTPTMLAVVESMSRAGTDVLLIELAPADPDATFPAFTAGAHVDLHLGPVIRQYSLLGDPTAPDATTRWFIAVKHDHDGRGGSTVIHEQLRVGHILEITGPRNHFPLEDTPGRVVLLAGGIGITPLAAMAAACDAVGRPRELHVYASTAEDVPLRGHVSGAVEHLSVDGDSVRTATGLPTGYIPGDQLYICGPGGFIDRAVELAAADGWPEEAVRVERFAPSAASAAASATDGAFEVRLASTGATFPVPEDMSIADVLTDNGVDIELSCEAGMCGACLTGVVDGVPDHRDDVQSPTEHASNTQITLCCSRSLTPSLTLDL; translated from the coding sequence ATGACCACTCGCACCAGCACCACCACCCGCACCACCACCCATACCCCGACGATGCTCGCCGTCGTCGAATCCATGTCCCGGGCAGGTACCGATGTCCTGCTCATTGAGCTCGCCCCCGCCGACCCGGACGCGACCTTCCCGGCGTTCACCGCCGGCGCCCATGTGGATCTGCACCTCGGCCCGGTGATCCGCCAGTACTCGCTGCTCGGCGATCCCACCGCACCGGATGCCACCACCCGCTGGTTCATCGCGGTAAAGCATGACCATGACGGGCGTGGCGGCTCCACGGTCATCCATGAACAGCTCCGCGTGGGGCACATCCTGGAGATCACCGGTCCCCGCAACCACTTCCCGTTGGAGGACACCCCCGGCCGCGTCGTCCTGCTCGCCGGCGGTATCGGCATCACCCCCCTGGCCGCGATGGCCGCTGCCTGCGATGCGGTGGGCCGCCCCCGGGAACTGCACGTCTATGCCTCGACCGCTGAGGACGTGCCGCTGCGGGGCCACGTCAGCGGTGCCGTCGAGCATCTCAGCGTCGACGGGGACTCGGTGCGTACCGCCACCGGGCTGCCCACCGGGTACATCCCCGGGGACCAGCTGTATATCTGCGGCCCCGGCGGGTTTATCGACCGGGCGGTCGAACTGGCCGCGGCCGACGGATGGCCGGAGGAGGCGGTCCGTGTCGAACGCTTCGCCCCGTCTGCGGCGTCCGCTGCGGCATCCGCTACCGACGGTGCCTTCGAGGTCCGCCTGGCGTCCACCGGAGCGACGTTCCCGGTGCCGGAGGACATGTCCATCGCCGATGTCCTGACGGACAATGGTGTGGACATCGAACTGTCCTGTGAGGCGGGGATGTGCGGCGCCTGCCTCACCGGCGTGGTCGACGGTGTGCCGGACCACCGCGACGACGTCCAGTCCCCGACCGAGCATGCGTCGAATACGCAGATCACCCTGTGCTGTTCCCGTTCACTGACCCCGTCGCTCACCCTCGACCTCTGA